The DNA segment CTCGTCGCCCCGGGTGCGGGTCTCCGGCTGGAACACCCCGGAACGGACGGTCCCCGCGTCCTGAGATCCCCCTCCCCGGCCGCGTCGACGATCGCCGCCCCGGGCACTCTCCCGGTGGGAGTTCCCAGGGGCGGCGCCGGAGTGGACTGGCATCGTCCGCAGGGGGCATCCGCCAGATCAGCAGGGGCCGAGACCACTAGGGGTGGACATGGAGATTTCAGGACTCATCAGCGCCATCATCATCGGCATAGTGATCGGCGTGCTGGGCCGGCTCGTCGTGCCCGGTCGCCAGCACATCGGTGTGATCGTCACCATCCTCGTCGGCATCGTGGCCGCCCTGCTGGGCACGGCGATCGCGGCGGGCCTGGGGGTCGCGGACACCGACGGGCCGGACTGGATCGAGTGGCTGATCCAGATCGCGCTGGCCGCCGTCGGCATCGCCGCGCTGGACCGGACGGTGGGCCGCCGCCACTGAGGTCACCTCTTGTACAGGTACGGCGTCGTGGTGGTCAGGGCGTGCAGCCCGAGGCGTTCCAGAACCGGGCGGCTCATGGCGGAGGCGTCCACCTGGACATGACGGCAGCCGTGGGCGGCGGCGACGCGGGTGCGGTGGGCGACCAGGGCGCGGTACAGGCCCCGGCCCCGCCACTCCTCGACGGTGCCGCCGCCCCAGAGTCCCGCGAAGTCTCCGCCCGGCACCAGTTCCAGCCGGGCGGAGGCCACCGGCTCCTCCCCGGCCAGCGCGACCACGGCGAGGACCGTGCCGGGGCCGGCCGCGAGCCGGGCCAGCAAATGGTCGCGCAGGGCGGTGCCGTCGGTGCCGAAGACCCTCTCGTGCACCGCCACCACGAGGCCGACGCCCGCCGCGTCGGCGGCCCGGACCAGGCGGACGCCGTCCGGGAGCCGTTCCTCCAGGGCGAGTCGTGCGATCTCGCCGACCATCAGCGTCTCGGGCTCCTCGGCCCGAAACCCCGCCGCGCTCAGCCGCTCGCCCAGATCCTCCGGCCCGTCGTGGCCGTAGAGCTTCCACTCGAAGTCCCGGCCCAGGCCCGTGAAGTACGCGATCTGCTCCTCGATCGCGCGATCCGCGCCGGCCGCGTCGAGGCCGGACCAGACGACACCGTTCCAGCCCCGCTCGCCCGCGACCTGGCGCACCACGGCACCCGCCCGCTCGATCCGGGCGCCGGGCGCGTCGGGTCGGGCGCCCTGCCGCATGTCCAGGTCGTAGCGGGCGAGTACCGCGGCGTGATCCATGCGGCCACTCCAGCATCCGGGCCGGGTCCGGACAACGGGATTACCCCGAACGAGCCCTGCGGTCAGCCCAGTTCGAGCGTGGCGATGCCGAACACCCGCTCGGCGGCGTGCTCGCGGACGGGCCCGGTGTACATACGGGCGGTCTCGAAGGACGGGGTGAGGCCGGCCGCGAGGACCATCTCGACGCCCGCCTCGTTCGGTTCGGGCACGTCGATGGCGATCTGCCGGCCGGCGTGGTCGGCGGTGAGCGCGGCGAACAGGGCGCGCGCGTCCTCGGGGGTGTCTGCGAAGAGGGGGCCGATGCGCAGGCAGTCCGCGCCGGGACGGATCACGCCGTAGCCGGTGAGGTGCTCGCCCTCGTGGCGTACGTAGGTGTGGTGGCCGGGGGCGGTGAGCCACTCGGCGAGGAAGCGGGGACGGTCGGCCGGGGTGCACGCACCGTCGTAGCGGGTGATGGCGTCGAGGTCGCCGGGCTGGGCGTGACGCACTCCGAGGGGCGGCTCGGCGGCCGGGGCGGGGCCGGTGTAGCGGGCGGTGCGGTGGGCGAGTTCGAAGCCGGAGCGACGGTAGTTGTCCTGCTGGTCCACGACGCCGTCCAGGCCGACGGTGCGCTCCTCGGCGTGGGCGAGCGCGGTCTTCCAGGTGGTGAGGCCGTAGCCGTGTCCGCGCAGGTCGGGGCGGACGAGGTAGCAGCCGAGAAAGGCGTAGTCCGTGCCGTAGTTGACGACGGA comes from the Streptomyces seoulensis genome and includes:
- a CDS encoding GNAT family N-acetyltransferase, with protein sequence MDHAAVLARYDLDMRQGARPDAPGARIERAGAVVRQVAGERGWNGVVWSGLDAAGADRAIEEQIAYFTGLGRDFEWKLYGHDGPEDLGERLSAAGFRAEEPETLMVGEIARLALEERLPDGVRLVRAADAAGVGLVVAVHERVFGTDGTALRDHLLARLAAGPGTVLAVVALAGEEPVASARLELVPGGDFAGLWGGGTVEEWRGRGLYRALVAHRTRVAAAHGCRHVQVDASAMSRPVLERLGLHALTTTTPYLYKR
- a CDS encoding GlsB/YeaQ/YmgE family stress response membrane protein — encoded protein: MEISGLISAIIIGIVIGVLGRLVVPGRQHIGVIVTILVGIVAALLGTAIAAGLGVADTDGPDWIEWLIQIALAAVGIAALDRTVGRRH
- a CDS encoding GNAT family N-acetyltransferase; the encoded protein is MTSPAPQEFTVTQATLDDWPVISGWAAAEGWNPGLSDGPAFFAQDPEGFFLGRIDGEPVSAISVVNYGTDYAFLGCYLVRPDLRGHGYGLTTWKTALAHAEERTVGLDGVVDQQDNYRRSGFELAHRTARYTGPAPAAEPPLGVRHAQPGDLDAITRYDGACTPADRPRFLAEWLTAPGHHTYVRHEGEHLTGYGVIRPGADCLRIGPLFADTPEDARALFAALTADHAGRQIAIDVPEPNEAGVEMVLAAGLTPSFETARMYTGPVREHAAERVFGIATLELG